One Polaribacter sp. KT25b DNA segment encodes these proteins:
- a CDS encoding PIG-L family deacetylase, whose product MKKIFFFSLAFLLISITVFAQKPKKLTSNEIYQKVQKLNFLGTALYIAAHPDDENTRLIAYLANTIKARTGYLSITRGDGGQNLIGSEIRELLGVIRTQELLAARNIDGGEQFFTRANDFGYSKHPDETLEIWDKDKVLSDVVWAIRTFKPDVIINRFNDKTPGTTHGHHTTSAILSVEAFDLAKDTTQFVSQLKYTNVWAPKRLFFNTSSWFYKTQEEFDAATKGKLTSFDVGAYYPLKGVSNNELASIASSQHLSQGFGRLTSRGEQKEYVAFLKGEPLKDKNDIFSGINTTWNRIDNGGEIGDILYDVEKDFDFVNPSKHLPKLMEAYKLIQKLEDAHWRAIKEKQIKEIIEACAGLYLEASAISSSGTPNSSIEVDFEILNRSNIPMQLTSITSTIDKNIIYKGFELSENKKFNFKEHILLKTNEFSDPYWLKNEPSLGMYTVENQQLIGKPETPRIVKVDFNLIINYMTITITKDVIVRYAERDKGEIYEPFEILPKITTRIKNKVLIFSDSIPKKISVEVRAGASYINGKVSLEVPENWSVSPKEINFGIAQKNDIKTVSFVVSPPNNKSEGKLKVIATSEGKTYDKELVEINYTHIPKQTVLLNSEAKIVRLNIEKAGNYIGYINGAGDAVPESLRQIGYTVDEINPLEINENNLLKFDAIVLGIRAYNVVDELKFKQKFLLDYVKKGGNMIVQYNTNRGVDIKAPYPLKLSRDRVTDELAEVGTFDDTQEVLNYPNKITSEDFKGWVQERGLYFPNSWSQEYTPIFYMNDKGETPKYGSLLIAKYGKGNYIYTGLSFFRELPAGVSGAYKLFANMLSVKKREIEIKAEVKK is encoded by the coding sequence ATGAAAAAAATATTCTTTTTTAGCCTTGCCTTTTTACTGATTTCAATTACCGTTTTTGCTCAAAAACCTAAGAAATTAACTTCTAACGAAATTTATCAGAAGGTACAAAAACTTAACTTTTTAGGAACAGCTTTGTATATAGCAGCACATCCAGATGACGAAAATACACGTTTAATAGCATATTTAGCAAATACTATTAAAGCTAGAACTGGTTATTTATCAATTACTAGAGGAGACGGTGGTCAGAATTTAATTGGTTCAGAAATTAGAGAATTGTTAGGAGTTATTAGAACTCAAGAATTATTGGCAGCTAGAAATATTGACGGTGGCGAACAGTTTTTTACAAGAGCAAATGATTTTGGATATTCTAAACATCCAGATGAAACTTTAGAAATTTGGGACAAAGACAAAGTTTTAAGTGATGTTGTTTGGGCAATTAGAACGTTTAAACCAGATGTAATTATTAATAGATTTAATGACAAAACACCAGGTACAACGCATGGTCATCATACAACTTCTGCAATATTAAGTGTAGAAGCTTTTGATTTGGCAAAAGATACAACTCAGTTTGTAAGTCAATTAAAATACACGAATGTTTGGGCACCAAAAAGATTGTTTTTTAACACTTCTTCGTGGTTTTATAAAACTCAAGAAGAGTTTGATGCGGCTACAAAAGGAAAGTTAACTTCTTTTGATGTTGGTGCATATTATCCTTTAAAAGGTGTTTCTAATAATGAGTTAGCGTCAATAGCGAGTAGCCAACATTTAAGTCAGGGTTTTGGACGATTAACTTCTAGAGGCGAACAAAAAGAATATGTAGCATTTTTAAAAGGAGAACCTTTAAAAGATAAAAACGATATTTTTTCTGGAATTAATACAACTTGGAATCGTATAGATAATGGAGGAGAAATTGGCGATATTTTATATGATGTTGAGAAAGATTTTGATTTTGTAAATCCGTCTAAACATTTACCAAAATTGATGGAGGCTTATAAATTAATTCAGAAATTAGAAGATGCTCATTGGCGCGCAATTAAAGAAAAACAAATTAAAGAAATTATTGAAGCTTGCGCAGGTTTGTATTTAGAAGCTTCTGCAATTAGTTCGTCTGGAACGCCAAATTCTTCAATTGAAGTTGATTTTGAAATCTTAAATAGAAGTAATATTCCTATGCAATTAACGTCAATTACATCAACGATTGATAAAAATATTATTTATAAAGGTTTTGAATTATCAGAAAATAAAAAGTTTAATTTTAAAGAACATATTCTATTAAAAACAAATGAATTTTCTGATCCTTATTGGTTAAAAAACGAACCTTCTTTAGGTATGTATACTGTAGAAAATCAGCAATTAATAGGTAAACCAGAAACACCAAGAATTGTTAAAGTTGATTTTAATCTTATTATAAATTATATGACAATTACAATTACCAAAGATGTAATTGTAAGATATGCAGAAAGAGATAAAGGAGAAATTTATGAGCCTTTTGAAATTTTACCAAAAATTACAACAAGAATAAAAAACAAAGTACTTATTTTTTCTGATAGTATTCCTAAAAAAATTAGTGTAGAAGTTAGAGCAGGTGCTAGCTATATAAACGGAAAGGTGAGTTTAGAGGTTCCTGAAAATTGGAGTGTTTCACCAAAAGAAATTAATTTTGGCATTGCACAAAAAAATGATATAAAAACGGTTTCTTTTGTAGTAAGTCCTCCAAACAATAAATCTGAAGGTAAGTTGAAGGTGATTGCAACATCCGAAGGTAAAACCTATGATAAAGAATTGGTCGAAATTAATTACACTCACATTCCTAAACAAACTGTTTTATTAAATTCTGAAGCAAAAATTGTTCGTTTAAATATAGAAAAGGCAGGTAATTATATTGGATATATAAATGGTGCTGGAGATGCAGTTCCAGAAAGTTTAAGACAAATTGGTTATACTGTTGACGAGATAAATCCATTAGAAATAAATGAAAATAATTTATTAAAATTTGATGCAATTGTTTTAGGAATTAGAGCTTATAATGTGGTTGATGAATTAAAATTTAAACAAAAATTCTTGTTAGATTATGTTAAAAAAGGAGGAAACATGATTGTGCAATATAACACTAATAGAGGTGTAGATATAAAAGCACCTTATCCTTTAAAATTGTCTAGAGATAGAGTTACAGATGAATTAGCAGAAGTTGGAACGTTTGATGATACACAAGAAGTTTTAAACTATCCAAATAAAATTACTAGCGAAGATTTTAAAGGTTGGGTTCAAGAAAGAGGTTTGTATTTTCCTAATTCTTGGAGTCAAGAATACACGCCAATTTTTTATATGAACGACAAAGGAGAAACGCCTAAATATGGAAGTTTGTTAATTGCAAAATATGGTAAAGGAAACTATATTTATACTGGTTTAAGTTTCTTTAGAGAATTGCCTGCTGGTGTTTCTGGTGCTTATAAACTTTTTGCAAATATGTTGTCTGTTAAAAAAAGAGAGATTGAAATAAAAGCAGAAGTTAAAAAATAA
- the dnaN gene encoding DNA polymerase III subunit beta: MKFIVSSSQLLKQLQVLGGVINSNNTLPILDNFLFEISTNQLKVSASDLETTMSSVIDVESDSTGSIAVSARLLLDTLKTFPDQPLTFKTEGDNTIEISSDQGKYDMAYFGGDEFPKAVTLPSPSKTIIPGHILGTAISKTIFAAGNDDLRPVMSGVFFQFSSQSLTFVATDAHKLVKYSRTDVTAEQTAEFIMPKKPLNLLKGILGGSESEVTIEYNDANAKFTFDNIVLVCRLIDGKYPNYEAVIPKENPNKLTVDRASFLNSVRRVSIFSSKTTHQIRLKMAGTELNISAEDIDFSNKADERLSCDYQGDDMQIGFNSRFLSEMLNNLNSNEVLIEMSLPNRAGILTPIDGTDEGEQVTMLVMPVMLNS, encoded by the coding sequence ATGAAATTTATTGTATCAAGTTCGCAATTATTAAAGCAATTACAAGTTTTAGGAGGCGTTATAAATAGCAACAACACTTTACCAATTTTAGATAACTTTTTATTTGAAATTTCTACAAATCAGTTAAAAGTATCTGCATCAGATTTAGAAACAACAATGAGTTCTGTAATTGATGTAGAATCTGACAGCACTGGTTCTATTGCTGTTTCTGCTCGTTTATTATTAGATACTTTAAAAACATTTCCAGATCAACCTTTAACTTTTAAAACAGAAGGCGATAATACTATTGAAATTAGTTCTGATCAAGGTAAATATGACATGGCTTATTTTGGTGGAGACGAGTTTCCAAAAGCCGTAACTTTACCATCGCCAAGTAAAACGATAATTCCTGGTCATATTTTAGGAACTGCAATTTCAAAAACAATTTTTGCTGCAGGAAATGATGATTTACGCCCAGTAATGAGTGGAGTTTTCTTTCAATTTAGTTCACAAAGTTTAACTTTTGTTGCTACAGATGCTCATAAATTAGTAAAATATTCTAGAACTGATGTTACCGCAGAACAAACGGCAGAATTTATTATGCCAAAAAAACCTTTAAACTTATTAAAAGGAATTTTAGGTGGTTCTGAAAGCGAAGTTACCATCGAATATAATGATGCTAATGCTAAATTTACATTTGATAATATCGTTTTAGTTTGTCGTTTAATTGACGGAAAATATCCTAATTACGAAGCGGTAATTCCTAAAGAAAACCCAAATAAATTAACAGTTGATAGAGCTTCTTTCTTAAACTCTGTGAGACGTGTTTCTATTTTTTCTAGTAAAACAACGCATCAAATTCGTTTAAAAATGGCAGGAACAGAATTAAATATTTCTGCTGAAGATATAGATTTTTCTAACAAAGCAGACGAACGTTTAAGCTGCGATTATCAAGGTGATGATATGCAAATTGGATTTAATTCTCGTTTTTTAAGCGAAATGTTAAACAACCTAAATTCTAACGAAGTTTTAATTGAAATGTCTTTACCAAACAGAGCCGGAATTTTAACTCCTATCGACGGAACAGATGAAGGTGAGCAAGTTACAATGCTTGTAATGCCTGTAATGCTGAATAGTTAA
- a CDS encoding TonB-dependent siderophore receptor, with the protein MKKSLLLITLFFTVHFVYSQEEKISIEFNNLSQLKAIELLEQNTNYQFYFIDNWFVDKKTITKKFTNVNIQDILDVIFKNSDLNYFVFEKNKIILTKNSRIHSSIYKDNKVNETLNENIVERNGPILLDENNTQNDNTKTIVIGREKVDKNQKFYTLSGYVKKINTNEAIDGLILLERDKNIYTTTNNKGYFSIKLPFGINYIETVLSGIENSKYKIIMYDNGTYNFKLNETLEQLGEIIIQADVKNNIKSVSSGLVQIKIENIKTVPQVLGERDILKVATTLPGIKSSGEGSDGVNVRGGKTDQNLFLLDNSVLYNPTHFLGLFSAVNPFVTKNLNVYKGSIPAEYGGRISSVFEITTKNSTTKKFSGEASIGPVTSNIALDIPIVKDKSGLIVGARGTYSDWILNAIDNESLNNSSASFVDAFAKYSHQINEKNSVNGMVYYSKDKYSISSDTTNTYGNKILTIDWDHKFNDKNFGNLSLSNSDYSFDIDYDSNSNNNFNLKYNINETTLKLKMNYLHSKKHNFNYGFSSKLYNVSPGSISPKGNSITEPFSVQEDKALENALYFSDDFSITKKLSLDVGLRYSLFSALGESTQRVYDENSPKNEATVTEVKEYKNNEIYKSYNGLSLRLSSRYFFNDDLSVKASYSNTYQYIHRLSNNTTASPTDTWKLSDLNIKPQEAKQASLGVYKNLDGNKYELSLEGYYKTYNNILDYKVGSTFLLNEHIETEVLQGKGKSYGAELLLRKNEGNLNGWISYSYSRSYLKFDSEFAEETINNGNYFSANFDKPHDLSIIANYKFTKRYSFSANFLYQTGRPVTYPIGKYVYQGNEYPLYSDRNEFRIPDYFRLDIGINIEGNHKIKKFTHSFWNISIYNLLGRNNPNSVFFVTDEGKVKAYQSSIFSKPIPTITYNFKF; encoded by the coding sequence ATGAAGAAATCACTATTACTGATAACACTATTTTTTACTGTTCATTTTGTTTATTCTCAAGAAGAAAAAATATCAATAGAATTCAATAATTTATCACAATTAAAAGCCATAGAACTTTTAGAACAAAACACCAATTATCAATTTTATTTCATTGACAACTGGTTTGTAGATAAAAAAACTATTACAAAAAAATTTACTAATGTTAATATTCAAGACATATTAGATGTAATATTTAAAAACTCTGATTTAAATTATTTTGTATTTGAAAAAAATAAAATAATCTTAACTAAAAATAGCAGAATTCATTCTAGCATATATAAAGACAATAAAGTAAATGAAACGCTAAATGAAAATATTGTAGAAAGAAATGGACCAATTCTTTTAGATGAAAATAACACACAAAACGACAATACTAAAACGATTGTTATTGGACGTGAAAAAGTAGACAAAAACCAAAAATTTTATACTCTTTCTGGTTATGTTAAAAAAATAAATACGAATGAAGCTATAGATGGTTTAATATTACTAGAAAGAGATAAAAATATTTATACCACAACAAATAACAAAGGTTATTTTAGTATAAAACTTCCTTTTGGTATAAATTATATCGAAACTGTTTTATCTGGAATTGAAAATTCTAAATATAAAATTATAATGTATGATAATGGAACTTATAATTTTAAATTAAATGAAACTTTAGAACAATTAGGAGAAATTATTATTCAAGCAGATGTTAAAAACAATATTAAAAGTGTTAGCTCTGGTTTGGTTCAAATAAAAATAGAAAACATAAAAACAGTGCCTCAAGTACTAGGTGAAAGAGATATTTTAAAAGTAGCGACAACACTACCTGGTATAAAAAGTTCTGGAGAAGGTTCTGACGGAGTTAATGTTAGAGGTGGAAAAACAGATCAAAATTTATTTTTGTTAGACAATAGTGTTCTTTACAATCCAACACACTTTTTAGGTTTATTTTCTGCGGTAAACCCGTTTGTTACTAAAAACCTTAATGTTTATAAAGGAAGTATTCCTGCAGAATATGGAGGTAGAATATCTTCTGTATTTGAAATTACAACCAAAAACAGTACTACAAAAAAATTTAGTGGAGAAGCTTCTATTGGACCTGTAACTAGTAATATTGCCTTAGATATACCAATTGTTAAAGATAAATCTGGATTAATAGTTGGCGCTAGAGGCACATATTCTGATTGGATTCTTAATGCTATAGATAACGAATCATTAAATAATAGTAGCGCCTCTTTTGTTGATGCTTTTGCAAAATACAGCCATCAAATAAACGAAAAAAATAGTGTGAATGGTATGGTGTATTACAGTAAAGATAAATACAGTATTTCTTCTGATACCACAAATACTTATGGTAATAAAATTTTAACGATAGATTGGGATCATAAATTTAATGATAAAAACTTTGGTAACCTTTCATTATCTAATAGCGATTATTCTTTTGATATTGATTATGATAGTAATTCTAATAATAATTTTAATTTAAAGTATAATATAAATGAAACTACTTTAAAGTTAAAAATGAATTATTTACATTCTAAGAAACATAATTTTAATTATGGTTTTTCTTCTAAATTATATAATGTTTCTCCTGGAAGTATTAGTCCAAAAGGTAATTCTATAACAGAACCTTTTAGTGTTCAAGAAGACAAAGCTTTAGAAAATGCACTTTACTTTTCTGATGATTTTTCAATTACAAAAAAATTATCTTTAGATGTTGGTCTTCGCTACTCTCTTTTTTCTGCTTTAGGCGAATCTACACAAAGAGTTTACGATGAAAACTCACCTAAAAATGAAGCAACAGTTACAGAAGTTAAAGAATATAAAAATAATGAAATTTATAAAAGTTATAATGGCTTAAGCTTACGATTATCTTCTAGATATTTCTTTAATGATGACCTTTCTGTAAAAGCTAGTTACAGTAATACTTATCAATATATACACAGGCTTTCAAATAACACAACAGCATCGCCAACAGATACCTGGAAATTATCTGACTTAAATATTAAACCACAAGAAGCTAAACAAGCATCTCTTGGAGTTTATAAAAATTTAGATGGAAATAAATATGAGTTAAGTTTAGAAGGCTATTATAAAACATACAACAACATTTTAGATTATAAAGTTGGTTCTACATTTTTACTAAATGAACATATAGAAACAGAAGTTTTACAAGGTAAAGGAAAATCTTATGGAGCAGAACTTTTATTAAGAAAAAACGAAGGAAATCTTAATGGATGGATTAGTTATAGTTATTCTAGATCTTATTTAAAATTTGACAGTGAATTTGCCGAAGAAACTATAAATAATGGAAACTATTTTTCTGCTAATTTTGATAAACCTCATGACTTAAGCATTATTGCTAATTATAAGTTTACAAAACGTTACAGTTTTTCTGCTAATTTCTTATATCAAACAGGTAGACCAGTAACATATCCGATAGGAAAATATGTGTATCAAGGAAACGAATATCCTTTATATAGTGATAGAAACGAATTTAGAATTCCAGATTATTTTAGATTAGATATTGGAATTAATATTGAAGG